In the genome of Lactuca sativa cultivar Salinas chromosome 3, Lsat_Salinas_v11, whole genome shotgun sequence, the window GTTGAATGTGCTTGAGGACAAGAACGACGGAGATGACGGTGGTCGGACCCGTTGATGAACAGAACTAGGTCGGCGACTGGAACTTGGGTTCGATTGACTGAGAAATACAAACGAGGGGTGCTTCGGGGTGGCTTGATTTGAACTTGGATATCGTTTGCTTTTTTGGTTAGAAGCTTAATGGCTTTGTGTTCCGCAACTGTAATTCCTTTCGCTAGAAGAGTGTTGTCGTCGATAGCTAAGCACTTGAAGATGAAATCAAAAAGGCGAGAAGTGTGTATGTTTGTTCATCATATCTGAATTGGGGAATAAGCGGATAAGGGTATACCAgtggaaaaaaaaaagacaaagacTGTGGATTTCCTCAAAAAAAATCACCATGATTCAACACTGTAGatgatggagagagagagagagagagagagagagagtgggtgggaccctttaatattaattaattataataattatttttaaataaggcaaaaacttcataaatggtccctgtgtagtGAAATGCCAAAAATGTCCCTGACTTAACGACTAAATGGTAACGGAGTTagccggaaggaccaaatgttaaaagttttgaaaccacagggaccatctatgaggttttttgaacttagggactaaacttgatatttttggaaaccacagggaccatttttgaagttttgtcttttgttatttatttagggAGGATATTCAAATGTCAATGAATGAAGGGTTGAAGGAAATTAATGGATATTGAAGATGTAGGACATGTtggtattttatatttgtaattttggATTTGTCGTATTTTGCATTTGTAATATTGGATTTATCTTTGTAAGATTGTTGGAATTGgtgttttgtaatgttggatttttaatgttattttttgtTTCTAAAAGATTAGGTTTTAAGCTTTTTAAGTTattaaaaatagtctttttagtctAAAACAAAGCaattttttaccaaaaaaaatccATGTTTAAGCCCATAGACCAGGGGGACGGGGGCGGGACCGGGGGCGATGGAGGTAACCGGGAGCGGGACCGGGGGCTGTTTAAACGGGGGAACTAGGGGCAACAAGTGATTTCGGGAGCGGGGGCGGGGGCAGCTAATTCCGCTCCCGTTTggtcccgttgacatccctactaCTCGACCTTAGCTTGAGGGGGAATATTAGACGTAAATATATGTTGAGCGTGTAgagtgaaaatatgttttgtatatatatatatatatatatatatatatatatatatatatatatatatatatatatccttgtacTCGTTATCTTATGAATCAATCACAATATTCAATTACCAAGTTTATCTTAGCTTACCGTTTTGTTGTGTGTGTCTTTCAGGTTCAAGTAAACTTAATAGCATGAAGTGGAGTTAGTAGCGCCCGACTTGGATTCTTACACAAGGTTATTGTAAAATCCTCTTGATAACAGTTGTATTGATTTGTGATACAAATATACATTGAATTTGTAACGATTCATgtttaataaatgaaaatttttaggtGTAGTTTGTGTTAAAATTTTGGGCGTTACACAAGGCATCAACTTCATCTCCATGGTTTCCTCTTTCCTCTTGATGATACTGAGTCAGGTCTATGCTTGTCTTTTCACGTTTAATGTTTGGGCATGTGCTTGTTGTTGGACATAGATACAACAGTCAGATATTGTTTTCTAAAGCGGGGTACAGGAGTGTGGAATCTTTTCACCTCCATTTACTCTATCCTTGATTTACATGCTTTCAaggggaatatatatatatatatatatatatatatatatatatatatatatatatatatatatatatatatatatatatatatatatagggttaggttcatatgagacgacctaattttgtgagaccgtgagatgtatttttttattttttttatattttttttagttaattcaagttccgaaaataatatttaaaaaaagaattttttgatttttccatttattttgcattttaaaattatttttagaatatgtacagtgtaatattctatttagaatatttcacgtatttttcaaaaaaaatagaattttactttttattttttttagttaattcaagttccgaaaataatatttaaaaaaagaatttttatattttttcatttattttgcattttaaaattatttttagatttggtctcacggtctcataaaattagaatggtttcaaatgaaattgaacatatatatatatatatatatatatatatatatatatatatatatatatatatatatatatatatatatatatatatatatatatatatatatatataccccaaCCGCATCTTCTGATGTATGTGAAATGAGGCTCAATCAAAACCCCAGTGTGACGTTACTTAAAATTAACAAATCTTTGTTCATAGGTTGGGAGCTTGTAAGCACGTGTGAAATCTCTATGTGATGGATGACATGGATTGAGGTAAGTACACTGTTATGGAAAATTGGAAATAGATACACGCGAGATGAAATCGGTGTGCTCAGAAAACAAAAAAGGATATGCTTACTTTATTAGCGTCACTGGGTAAGCTATTAAACTAGAACTGTGGCCCGATCATCTGCTATAATACCAGCCAATTACTTCCACAAGAGAATTCGAAAAGAATAGTGTTTTATAAGATGTGGTACTTCCCCACTGGTGGATTTTAGCACTCATATCTTAATTTCtttgtttttattatataataattCCCACCACTGGTGGATTTACGTGTTGCAATTAGCTTACTGTTTAAATAGTTTGGTTATTGATTTACAAGCCACACTTTGTTCTTTGAGTGACGATTAGAAGTTGGAGCTCCAGAAGATGAGATGGCTGAGGCTGTTAATAGGGGAAGTAAAGATAAAACGAAACGACGTAAATGCAATACCAGTCTACTTCTCAATTTTTTCCTtgttacattattattattatactagTTTATAAACCGTGGGAACCatgattataaaattaatcaaacttttatagtaaaaactcaaaattattaataagttattttaaataaattattaatttaagagatatttttattagttatgtgaaattataatcattgattcaaataaatatataaaattaagttttaatatatattagatattttttatttgtgaattaattaaaacaataatttaaaatttaaaatttaaaatataatcacATTAATGaagaggtctaataaatttaaaatggaaaactaatagattgacaagtggcaacacattaattagaatgtctaatatgatgacacatgacaaaagagctactcttttattagtataaggATTTTGGTTTATATATTCTTATTATAGCTTTGTACTTTCATATTATTTTGGGAAAATGACGATAATGCCCTATTAACTTTCTAGGGTTGGTCCATTTGGTCTCTAAATTTCTTTTAGTGCTTTATAGGGGAACAAAATAGATTTTGACCTGTTCATTTAATCACCTAACCTAATACAACCGGTTTATGTATGTCACGTAGCCATTTTTGTTTGTTGACCATCCTAGTCACATGATTAtgtgatttttttaataaaaaaattaaagaaaaataaaataaacccacCCTGCTTATGATTCTTCTCCACCCAGCTTTTGCTTTTCTTCACTATGTTTTTAAAACCTTCACGAATTCCCATGGATTTAATTATTCCATCATAATCGTTTGTATTTCGATAATTTTTTGAGTCTCTTGGATTGAAGTCATCTTCTTCCCCCAATCTCACCGTCAATACACCGTCACCGAAAAACGATAATTGTAGCCACAAAGGGGAAAACGATAACTACAAACATACATTTCAGTTAAAGCAATACCCACAAAATCTTAGCTTTGAAACATGAGTGTGTATTGTTAATCAGAATTAAACCCATGAAACACATGATTTCATCACCATAACCAAATTCAACAAATTaggtatgttatgtttatcagaaAATTCTTATTTCTTAGAAATGGCTACTTATCTGTGATAGTGAAGGAACTCTAATCAACAATCAATCATATTATTGATTGATTCAAATGCTACAATGGTGTCCTAAATACATACATTGGGGATGAAAATGGCATCCGGCTTTTCACTAATCTAGCACAGTCGCTATAGATTCTGACGAGAGAAACTGAAAACCGACAAATAGAACAAACAGAGGTCAACCCTTCATCACCATCAGAGGACGATGGTTGTGGTGGGAGGACGATGGTTGTGGTGGTAGTAAAACCCTACCATTAGCGAAATTCTCATCCGTATTCATCAGTTCTTCACCATCAAACAATGCCTATTCCCCAAACCTCTTCGACCTCCAGCAATTCCCCAAGCAACGACGACTTAAAATCCTCACCACTACACACCCATCACCACCGAAATCTTCATCAACATCACCGACGTCATCTTTATCCCAATCTAAGATCGTATCTTAGTCCCTCTTGCCAGATCcatcaccagaaaatcctccgGCATCACAATGCTTTAAAGAATCGGAACCGGAGTCATCGTTTTAGCAGTTGTTGGGTCAAACGATTGAAAACCGTAGAGAAATACAGATTATTAGATAACACTAAAAACCGTTCCAATGAAAATTTAGTGGTTATCATCTCAATATTTTTTGACTGGAGGTGCTGATGTGGTCACGATTGGTGGGTTTATAAGAGTTCCTCTACGATCAGGCGCCAACAGAATCAAATGAGTCAACATGTCTATGTGGCAAGGGATAACCGGTTTACCCCTTCATTTTGTGCAAAGTGACCTAATAGACACGACAAAAACAAGCTTGTTGCCCCGTAAAGCACCAAAACCAATTTAAGGACTAAATAGACCAACCCTAAAAAGTTCATAGGGCATTATCGTCATTTTCCTTACTATTTTACATCACTTGTATGTTCTAAAATGACTAACCTTAAGTTGTTGAACTGAACTCAATTATGGTGACTATTGACATGACACGAGTTAAAAGTTTTTTACATGTcagtaaaaaattataaaacatagTCAAACTTAAAACGTTTAACTAATTTCATGGGATTAGATATAGGTTTATGCATACGACTCATAGAAATTAAATGACTCGCTCGATTCATACACATAAAATGGGTGGTTTTAACATCAATTGTATTTGTTATGAATACATGGTTAGATGTTATATTCACCAAATTAGTTAATTCGTCTATATCCAGGTTTGAATCCggacctccaccaccaccccaccATTTTAAGAGGCTTCCACCTCTACCTACTCTTCCTAGTCTTTTTAAGAGGCTTCCACCTCTACCTACTCTTCCACATTGGGACTAGGTATAAGAAATACTAACACGATATCACATTATAAAGAGTATAGACTATTAGATTATTATAGAAAGGACAAAAAGGAAAAGATACTAAGAAATAACATCAATAGCATGTTAAGATTTTAAAATTGAATACATCGCACATCTTATTGAATGAAATATTCAAGGACACAACTCACTTTCTGTCCCTAGCTAACCTCCCGATTAATTCGATTAAACTTTCTTAAACTGCAtatatacttaaaaaaaaaattaatgcatACAATCTCCAAGAAACATACCATAATCATATAAATATTTCAAAAAGAGATCAAAACaatatacaagaaaatcacaaaagaTTAAAACTTCAATTAAGCAACTCACCCCTAACTAATTCATTCAGAAGAGTATCataaatttcaatatttttatACACAAATTTGGTCAAAACCAATAATTTTCCTCAAAGCATATGATCATATAGAAAAAGATACTAAGCTCCATTaataactcatatatatatatatatatatatatatatatatatatatatatatatatatatatatatatatatatatatatatatatatatatatatatatatatatatatatatatatatatatatatatatatatatatattgaaaatttTCAGAGCTCGAAGATACATGGGTCCATATAACTCACATCATCGACTATAACTTTATACAAATTTAAACAATATACACAAAACGAAATAGAACTTGGAAGATCAAACAATCATgatttaaaacaacgaaatgaaAACCCTAGTACTGAAGAATAAGGCGTCGAGAACAGAGAGTACAGTAGTACTTGCGTTTGGTCTTATAGTAGAAAGGAAGGAAACACAGCCTCCACTGACTTTCTATGTCCATCGCTTGTATCAACCCACCGCAGTAGGGGCATGATCCCGGCGCCTGTTTTTGTCCGACGATCCTTTCGTCTTCATCGCATACAAACACCAAACACATGGTCTCTTTTGATCTTCTTTAATTTAACTTCGTTTCAGATGATCGATTTCGGCTGTTTGAGAATGTCAACGACGAAAACCTGCCCAGAAAGTGATGAATTTGGCAAAAACCATGAAAGATTGTTGTGAAAATACTACTTATATGTGAAGAAGATATTTGATGGAGGAGAGTGAGACGAAGAGGCGAGAATGTTCTCGAAAGGTGACAAATGCTGAGGGAATTTTGTATTAAAGAATCTAGAAAGTTCATGTTCATACGAAAGAAGAGAAAGTATTGTATACTAGGCAAGTAAGGTTGTACGTTGGTTATGAGATGGCGGGTACGTGTCAAAAATCTCAGATGTAATTTGCAATTGTACCTGCCGTGCGTGCAACCAACGCTTGACGCGTAATGTGGTGTGGtttttattttgtatttctttgaaaaataataCCTACACGTGTAAATTGTAATAGTATATGGTTAGggagttgattttttttttatc includes:
- the LOC111884168 gene encoding uncharacterized protein LOC111884168 produces the protein MCLVFVCDEDERIVGQKQAPGSCPYCGGLIQAMDIESQWRLCFLPFYYKTKRKYYCTLCSRRLILQY